From Rubrivirga sp. SAORIC476, a single genomic window includes:
- a CDS encoding trypsin-like peptidase domain-containing protein has translation MSDVKRKASVALLVAAAVLGGIVFVTSAANLTGLSSLFGQAGAQTADVPADAVATAEDLGQAFSSVAEAVNPAVVQVQSTRVLAQGGANPMSPFGGMSPFGGGDGTQSGLGSGAFISDDGYIVTNNHVIEDADELIVALFDGREFEAEVVGADPFSDLAVLKVDGEGFPTLSFGDSDALRVGQWVLAFGSPLSADLSNTVTSGIVSSLGRFSGAPDPRGRTTISNYIQTDAAVNPGNSGGPLVNLRGEIVGINSAIATRTGTYNGISFAIPSNIVRSTVEQIIDTGTVERGYLGISFNEASPALRRLYGVGPGAANIADIAPDATGRTPAADAGLQPDDLITAIDGVELTDSRQIVSLISSKRPGDVVEITYNREGTEGVARVTLGRRPSDEQISQGPSSAPDRDPAPTLKPASVEMLGLTLETVTPSLARQLGEDITGVAVTDIERTSEAYRDANIRPGMVITEVDREPVASVDEFEAAVAAVEEGESFLIRVRAGASSFLTALTK, from the coding sequence CTCGTCGCCGCCGCAGTGCTCGGCGGCATCGTCTTCGTCACCTCCGCAGCCAACCTGACCGGGCTCAGCAGCCTCTTCGGCCAGGCCGGCGCCCAGACTGCGGACGTCCCCGCGGACGCCGTCGCCACGGCCGAGGACCTCGGCCAGGCGTTCTCCTCGGTCGCCGAGGCGGTCAACCCGGCGGTCGTGCAGGTCCAGTCCACGCGCGTGCTCGCCCAGGGCGGCGCCAACCCGATGTCGCCGTTCGGCGGGATGTCGCCGTTTGGTGGCGGCGACGGCACGCAGAGTGGCCTGGGCAGCGGCGCCTTCATCTCCGACGACGGCTACATCGTGACCAACAACCACGTCATCGAGGACGCCGACGAGCTGATCGTGGCCCTCTTTGACGGCCGCGAGTTTGAGGCCGAGGTGGTCGGGGCCGACCCGTTCTCCGACCTGGCCGTGCTCAAGGTGGATGGCGAGGGCTTCCCGACGCTCTCCTTCGGCGACTCGGACGCGCTCCGCGTCGGGCAGTGGGTGCTGGCCTTCGGCAGCCCGCTCTCGGCCGACCTCTCGAACACGGTCACCAGCGGCATCGTGTCGAGCCTCGGCCGCTTCTCGGGCGCCCCCGACCCGCGCGGCCGGACCACCATCTCGAACTACATCCAGACCGACGCGGCCGTCAACCCGGGCAACTCGGGCGGTCCGCTGGTCAACCTCCGCGGCGAGATCGTCGGCATCAACTCGGCCATCGCCACGCGGACCGGCACCTACAACGGCATCTCGTTCGCCATCCCGTCCAACATCGTCCGCTCGACCGTCGAGCAGATCATCGACACGGGCACGGTCGAGCGCGGCTACCTCGGCATCTCGTTCAACGAGGCGTCTCCGGCGCTGCGGCGCCTGTACGGCGTCGGGCCAGGCGCGGCCAACATCGCCGACATCGCGCCGGACGCCACTGGCCGCACGCCGGCCGCTGACGCGGGCCTCCAGCCCGACGACCTGATCACGGCCATCGACGGCGTGGAGCTGACCGACAGCCGCCAGATCGTGTCGCTGATCTCCAGCAAGCGCCCCGGCGATGTGGTCGAGATCACGTACAACCGGGAGGGCACCGAGGGCGTCGCCCGCGTGACGCTCGGCCGCCGCCCGTCCGACGAGCAGATCAGCCAGGGCCCGTCCTCGGCGCCCGACCGCGACCCGGCGCCAACGTTGAAGCCCGCCTCGGTCGAGATGCTGGGCCTGACGCTGGAGACGGTCACGCCGAGCCTCGCCCGCCAGCTCGGCGAGGACATCACTGGTGTCGCCGTGACGGACATCGAGCGGACCAGCGAGGCCTACCGCGACGCCAACATCCGTCCGGGCATGGTGATCACCGAGGTGGACCGCGAGCCGGTCGCCTCGGTCGATGAGTTCGAGGCTGCCGTGGCTGCGGTAGAGGAGGGCGAGTCCTTCCTCATCCGCGTGCGGGCCGGGGCGAGCTCGTTCCTGACGGCGCTCACGAAGTAG
- a CDS encoding apoptosis inducing factor family protein, with the protein MPDFVRVASTADLADGEMRQVSADGTEVLLSRVDGAFHACTAFCTHYGAPLATGVLDGTTVVCPWHHAAFDVASGALCEPPAPDALRTFEVRVEGEDVLVRVPADADAHGKGIAYRESDGETPAMTDIDLDADDRLLLILGAGSAGEACAEALRQQGYRGRLVMVSQETRPPYDRTALSKGYLGGGTADDALRLRDGSFFEQHGIELWTDRTVTALDPDTRTVTFAEGDPITYDAALVATGGVPRRLPIPGADLDGVLVLRSWQDAQALVSRVGDATSVVLIGASFIGMEAASSLVGRGLNVTVIGQETTPFEGILGTEVGQVFREAAEAKGVTFRLGASVERIETVHSDPEVGPPTRLRVALGEDAVAADVVVMGVGVRPATDFLSRAPFVREDGGIEVDAYLQAAPGLFAAGDVAAFPEARLGRRVRIEHWRLAQQHGRAAARGLLHEADPTLPRTPFDAVPFFWTGQFGVSLRYVGHVEDWDEVIIDGSLADREFVAAYVEGGEVRAVAAVGRDKDAATAHRLMARGAMPTPEEVRNGVDWQSRLAHLG; encoded by the coding sequence ATGCCCGACTTCGTCCGCGTCGCTTCCACCGCCGACCTCGCCGACGGCGAGATGCGCCAGGTGTCGGCCGACGGCACCGAGGTGCTCCTCTCGCGCGTCGACGGCGCCTTCCATGCCTGCACCGCCTTCTGCACCCACTACGGCGCGCCGCTGGCGACCGGCGTCCTCGACGGCACGACCGTCGTCTGCCCGTGGCACCACGCCGCGTTCGACGTGGCCTCGGGGGCGCTGTGCGAGCCGCCCGCGCCGGACGCCCTGCGCACCTTCGAGGTTCGCGTCGAGGGCGAGGACGTGCTCGTCCGCGTGCCCGCCGACGCCGACGCACACGGCAAGGGCATCGCCTACCGCGAGAGTGACGGCGAGACGCCTGCGATGACCGACATCGACCTGGACGCAGACGACCGGCTCCTGCTCATTCTCGGAGCGGGGTCGGCGGGCGAGGCCTGCGCCGAGGCGCTCCGCCAGCAGGGCTATCGCGGGCGCCTCGTGATGGTCTCGCAGGAGACGCGCCCGCCCTACGACCGGACCGCCCTCTCGAAGGGCTACCTCGGCGGGGGCACCGCCGACGACGCGCTCCGCCTCCGCGACGGCTCGTTTTTCGAGCAACACGGCATCGAGCTCTGGACCGACCGCACGGTCACGGCTCTCGACCCCGACACGCGGACGGTCACGTTTGCCGAAGGCGACCCCATCACCTACGACGCCGCGCTCGTCGCCACGGGCGGCGTTCCCCGCCGCCTGCCCATCCCCGGCGCCGACCTCGACGGCGTGCTCGTGCTCCGGTCCTGGCAGGACGCGCAGGCCCTCGTCTCGCGGGTCGGAGACGCGACCTCCGTCGTCCTCATAGGCGCCTCGTTCATCGGGATGGAGGCCGCCTCGTCGCTGGTCGGCCGCGGGCTGAACGTGACCGTGATCGGCCAGGAGACGACGCCGTTCGAGGGCATCCTCGGCACAGAGGTCGGCCAGGTGTTCCGAGAGGCCGCCGAGGCCAAGGGCGTCACCTTCCGCCTCGGGGCGAGCGTCGAGCGCATCGAGACGGTCCACTCCGATCCCGAGGTGGGGCCGCCGACGCGCCTCCGCGTTGCCCTCGGCGAGGACGCCGTCGCGGCGGACGTGGTGGTGATGGGCGTCGGCGTCCGCCCGGCGACGGACTTCCTGAGCCGCGCGCCGTTCGTGCGCGAGGACGGGGGGATCGAGGTCGACGCGTACCTCCAGGCCGCGCCCGGGCTGTTCGCGGCGGGCGACGTGGCGGCGTTCCCTGAGGCCCGGCTCGGGCGGAGGGTTCGCATCGAGCACTGGCGGCTGGCCCAGCAGCATGGCCGCGCCGCCGCCCGCGGCCTTCTGCACGAGGCCGACCCGACGCTGCCCCGCACACCCTTCGACGCCGTCCCCTTCTTCTGGACGGGCCAGTTCGGCGTCAGCCTTCGCTACGTCGGCCACGTCGAGGACTGGGACGAGGTGATCATCGACGGCTCCCTTGCCGATCGGGAGTTCGTCGCCGCCTACGTCGAGGGAGGGGAGGTCCGAGCCGTCGCGGCGGTCGGGCGCGACAAGGACGCCGCCACGGCGCACCGCCTCATGGCGCGGGGCGCGATGCCGACGCCCGAGGAGGTCCGCAACGGCGTCGACTGGCAGTCCCGCCTGGCCCACCTCGGGTGA
- a CDS encoding ACT domain-containing protein — protein MSADVRALIDRIATALGPEATPERVERVARAVLDARAPTAPARAPALAPRSPDGPATGATRVVVTAYGQDQPGVLAAITAELSASGANILDVSQKVLQGYFTVVLVADLSEGTDLGAVRDVLTSRGEAMGARVLLQHEELFQAMHRP, from the coding sequence ATGTCTGCCGACGTCCGCGCCCTGATCGACCGCATCGCCACCGCCCTCGGGCCGGAGGCCACGCCCGAGCGCGTCGAGCGCGTCGCCCGGGCTGTCCTGGACGCCCGTGCTCCGACTGCCCCGGCGCGTGCTCCCGCCCTGGCTCCTCGGTCTCCGGACGGGCCCGCCACGGGCGCGACGCGCGTCGTGGTGACCGCCTACGGGCAGGACCAGCCGGGCGTGCTGGCCGCTATCACGGCCGAGCTGTCGGCATCGGGCGCCAACATCCTGGACGTGTCGCAGAAGGTGCTCCAGGGCTACTTCACCGTCGTTCTCGTCGCGGACCTGTCAGAGGGCACCGACCTCGGCGCCGTCCGCGACGTGCTCACCTCTCGCGGCGAGGCGATGGGCGCACGGGTGTTGCTCCAGCACGAAGAGCTGTTCCAGGCGATGCATCGGCCATGA
- a CDS encoding four helix bundle protein — protein MTEPEIQSYEDLRVWQKGVVLCELVYGITRSFPGTERFELTSQLCRAAVSVPSTIAEGWGRGSKAEYARFLKIARGSLFELRPQLIIAERIGLCPPETVATSLRTVDQIRRMLHGLVRSLG, from the coding sequence GTGACGGAGCCCGAGATCCAGAGCTACGAAGATCTCCGCGTCTGGCAGAAAGGAGTTGTGCTCTGCGAACTGGTGTATGGCATCACCCGATCATTTCCCGGCACCGAGCGATTCGAGCTGACGAGCCAACTGTGTCGAGCAGCCGTCTCCGTCCCTTCGACCATCGCGGAAGGCTGGGGACGTGGGTCGAAGGCCGAGTACGCCCGCTTCCTCAAGATCGCGCGCGGGTCGCTATTCGAACTGCGCCCCCAGCTCATCATCGCTGAGCGCATCGGTCTCTGTCCGCCGGAGACAGTAGCCACGTCCCTTCGAACCGTCGACCAGATCCGCCGCATGCTCCACGGCCTCGTCCGCTCGCTGGGCTGA
- a CDS encoding PFL family protein, with the protein MPLSLGEILDTVRMTEADAFDIRTVTLGVSLRGCASRDPESTRRNIYDRVTRAADHHLAAAQEVEKRYGVRIANKRVSITPAALAADGFSPADFVRLAETLDKAAGEVGVDYLAGFSALVEKGMTPGDAALIEALPEALATTARVCASVACGSTPAGINADAVLRVAHAIKGMAARTADRDSIGCAKFVAFCNAVGDNPFVAGAFHGPSEAGLALNVGISGPGVVLRAIEALGPTADFGAVTDAVKTAAFKITRAGELIGRRVAEELAQRSGQHVPFGVVDISLAPTPAERDSVGDVLKAFGLEHVGAPGTTAALAMLNEAVKRGGLMAARHVGGLSGAFIPVSEDQAMIEAAAAGHLTIEKLEAMSAICSVGLDMVAIPGDTSAETIAGILFDEFAIGMINDKTTAVRLLPVAGKGVGEWADYGGLLGRAPIQPVSQASNVVFARRGGRIPAPIRSLTN; encoded by the coding sequence ATGCCTCTCTCCCTCGGCGAAATCCTCGACACCGTTCGGATGACCGAGGCGGACGCGTTCGACATTCGGACGGTCACGCTGGGCGTCAGCCTGCGGGGATGCGCCAGCCGCGACCCCGAGTCGACGCGGCGCAACATCTACGACCGGGTCACGCGGGCGGCCGACCACCACCTGGCCGCGGCGCAGGAGGTCGAGAAGCGGTACGGCGTGCGGATCGCCAACAAGCGCGTCTCGATCACGCCCGCCGCCCTCGCCGCCGACGGGTTCTCGCCCGCCGACTTCGTCCGCCTCGCGGAGACGTTGGACAAGGCGGCCGGCGAAGTCGGAGTCGACTACCTCGCCGGGTTCAGCGCGCTCGTCGAGAAGGGCATGACGCCCGGCGATGCCGCCCTCATCGAGGCGCTGCCCGAGGCGCTCGCGACGACCGCCCGCGTGTGCGCCTCCGTCGCCTGCGGGAGCACGCCGGCCGGGATCAACGCGGACGCCGTGCTCCGGGTCGCCCACGCGATCAAGGGAATGGCCGCGCGGACCGCCGACCGCGACTCGATCGGGTGCGCCAAGTTCGTCGCCTTCTGCAACGCCGTCGGCGACAACCCCTTCGTGGCGGGCGCTTTCCACGGGCCGAGTGAAGCCGGGCTGGCCCTCAACGTCGGCATCTCGGGGCCAGGGGTCGTGCTCCGCGCCATCGAGGCGCTGGGGCCGACGGCCGACTTCGGAGCGGTCACGGACGCCGTCAAGACGGCCGCCTTCAAAATCACGCGCGCCGGAGAGCTCATCGGGCGCCGCGTGGCCGAGGAGTTGGCCCAGCGCTCGGGCCAGCACGTGCCGTTCGGCGTCGTCGACATCTCGCTCGCGCCGACGCCCGCCGAGCGCGACTCCGTGGGCGACGTGCTGAAGGCGTTTGGCCTGGAGCACGTCGGCGCGCCCGGCACGACGGCGGCGCTGGCGATGCTCAACGAGGCCGTCAAGCGGGGCGGGCTGATGGCCGCGCGCCACGTCGGCGGGCTGTCGGGCGCCTTCATCCCGGTCTCCGAGGATCAGGCCATGATCGAGGCGGCGGCGGCGGGACACCTGACCATCGAGAAGCTGGAGGCCATGAGCGCCATCTGCTCGGTCGGGCTCGACATGGTCGCCATCCCCGGCGACACGTCCGCCGAGACCATCGCGGGCATCCTGTTCGACGAGTTCGCCATCGGGATGATCAACGACAAGACGACGGCCGTGCGGCTGCTCCCGGTCGCCGGGAAGGGCGTCGGCGAGTGGGCGGATTACGGGGGCCTGCTCGGGCGAGCGCCCATCCAGCCGGTCTCGCAGGCCTCGAACGTGGTGTTCGCGCGGCGCGGTGGCCGCATCCCGGCGCCGATCCGGAGCCTCACGAACTGA
- a CDS encoding 2Fe-2S iron-sulfur cluster-binding protein, whose amino-acid sequence MPTLTVTDRDGQVHRLDVPAGTVLRQVLLDADLSPYTALTARANCGGRGLCATCGVFATPPPEPMHWHDRMAAAWGYPRLSCQIRVEADLAVEIPSKVVWGARRPS is encoded by the coding sequence GTGCCGACGCTGACCGTCACCGACCGCGACGGCCAGGTCCACCGCCTCGACGTGCCCGCGGGGACCGTCCTCCGGCAGGTCCTCCTCGACGCCGACCTCTCGCCCTACACCGCGCTCACGGCCCGCGCCAACTGCGGCGGACGCGGGCTCTGCGCGACCTGCGGCGTGTTCGCCACCCCGCCCCCGGAGCCGATGCACTGGCACGACCGGATGGCCGCGGCATGGGGCTACCCGCGCCTTTCCTGCCAGATTCGCGTCGAGGCGGACCTGGCGGTCGAGATCCCGAGCAAGGTGGTCTGGGGTGCCCGGCGTCCGAGTTAG
- a CDS encoding T9SS type A sorting domain-containing protein encodes MRLAAVLALLLVALPASAQLAGTYAIPGDYATLAAAAADLDAQGASAAVTFAFAPGAYAGATIDAWASTGTGDHLTITSSTADAADVTLTSRVDFGGTSLTVRDLTFETSTTAFATSTTTSLVIESSVFRLAAGASPSGTYGIQGSGSGGALTSIRGNEVSGFQVGLSLLYSGGPADLYVEDNAIFEVEQGMSVRATRENRFRRNRITATQLGLFYSGRRFNGLEYVKNGLFENNIVVSDADAVDVNGGLVFVHNTLVAGTGTALYAMFYSYADASETAGVPADLFDNILVSQQGIPFVAQFTTGRSSTTLHSDANVFWTGGTVVGRVRRNATTVPLDFETVAEFGDSLDDQSGESGNEDHSALLDPQFTPDYTPTSTFVDAFGTDVGVAEDIDGQDRAALTPVDPGAVAFIATTASPLAGTYSVGTPSSDFPTLTDAVAALAQRGVSGNVRMEMEAGTYAERVEIGPIQGTSAMARVTITTASGDPASVVIAPPPATGLADNYAVSLDRATHVAVVGLTFHATNATYQTALLLGDDVTGVRVLDNVFTGGTRTGTPPRIGGFAVRTGTPLTGAGLYLIGNTFDGVDSAVQLKGESGAEPTDVRLVENTVDALSDGFSLDELEAPLIIRNRLDTRTDALELIRITGATAIRQNRIFTRWDGIDISGGSGTAGAEIVNNTVAIFPSPVRNGYAIRLNNAPGWRIVHNSASVLGHIVAGRGFTLRLQASPNATVQNNAWEATGRAVPVWISSASRPLVSDHNAYSSEVAIGRIEGDLYGTFWAYVAGLDAYDPDGTEGMGSIEAALGFANARQGDLHTTAAALQAAGVDIGVAVDIDGDPRPAGAPDIGADEGSPDVATAGAQAATVPAEFVLGLPVPNPAPGAVRIPYAVPEAGPVEVSVWDVLGRRVAVLADGVTEAGSHEAVVAPGALAAGTYVVRMQAGAFSATTRLTVVR; translated from the coding sequence ATGCGTCTCGCCGCCGTGCTCGCTCTCCTCCTCGTGGCCCTGCCCGCCTCGGCGCAGCTCGCGGGGACCTACGCCATCCCGGGCGACTACGCCACACTGGCTGCCGCCGCCGCCGACCTCGACGCTCAGGGGGCGTCGGCCGCCGTGACGTTCGCGTTCGCGCCGGGCGCCTACGCCGGGGCCACGATCGACGCCTGGGCCTCGACGGGCACTGGCGACCACCTCACGATCACGTCGTCGACCGCCGACGCGGCCGACGTCACGCTCACGTCGCGCGTCGACTTCGGCGGGACCTCGCTGACCGTCCGCGACCTCACGTTCGAGACCAGCACGACGGCCTTCGCGACCTCCACGACCACGTCGCTTGTGATCGAGTCGTCGGTGTTCCGACTCGCCGCGGGTGCGAGCCCGAGCGGCACGTACGGGATTCAGGGCTCTGGGAGCGGGGGGGCGCTCACGTCCATCCGGGGCAACGAGGTCTCTGGCTTCCAGGTGGGACTCTCCCTCCTCTACTCCGGGGGGCCGGCCGACCTCTACGTCGAGGACAACGCCATCTTCGAGGTCGAGCAGGGGATGAGCGTGCGGGCGACGCGGGAAAACCGGTTCCGCCGAAACCGGATCACAGCGACCCAACTCGGGCTGTTCTATTCGGGCCGCCGCTTCAATGGATTGGAGTACGTCAAGAACGGGCTCTTCGAGAACAACATCGTGGTGTCCGACGCCGATGCCGTCGACGTCAACGGGGGCCTCGTCTTCGTCCACAACACGCTCGTCGCGGGCACGGGGACGGCCCTCTACGCGATGTTCTACAGCTACGCCGACGCCTCCGAGACCGCGGGCGTCCCGGCCGATCTGTTCGACAACATCCTGGTCTCCCAGCAGGGCATCCCGTTCGTGGCGCAGTTCACGACGGGCCGGTCGAGCACCACCCTGCACTCGGACGCCAACGTGTTCTGGACCGGCGGGACCGTCGTCGGGCGCGTGCGGCGGAATGCCACTACGGTGCCGCTGGACTTCGAGACCGTGGCCGAGTTCGGAGACAGCCTCGACGACCAGTCCGGCGAGAGCGGGAACGAGGATCATTCGGCGCTCCTCGACCCGCAGTTCACGCCTGACTACACCCCTACCTCGACCTTCGTCGATGCCTTCGGCACGGATGTGGGCGTCGCCGAGGACATCGACGGGCAGGACCGTGCCGCGCTGACGCCGGTCGACCCCGGCGCCGTCGCCTTCATCGCGACGACGGCCTCGCCGCTGGCCGGCACGTACTCGGTCGGCACGCCCTCGTCCGACTTCCCGACGCTCACCGACGCCGTGGCCGCGCTCGCCCAGCGGGGCGTCAGCGGCAACGTCCGGATGGAGATGGAAGCGGGCACGTACGCCGAGCGCGTCGAGATCGGCCCCATCCAGGGCACGTCCGCGATGGCGCGAGTCACGATCACGACCGCCTCGGGCGATCCCGCGAGCGTGGTCATCGCGCCGCCCCCGGCGACGGGCCTCGCCGACAACTACGCGGTATCGCTCGACCGGGCGACCCACGTCGCGGTCGTCGGGCTCACCTTCCACGCCACGAACGCCACGTACCAGACCGCCCTCCTCCTCGGCGACGATGTCACCGGGGTGCGCGTGCTCGACAACGTGTTCACCGGCGGAACGCGCACCGGGACGCCGCCGCGCATCGGCGGCTTCGCCGTCCGCACGGGGACGCCGTTGACCGGCGCCGGGCTCTACCTGATCGGCAACACGTTCGACGGGGTCGACTCGGCGGTCCAGTTGAAGGGCGAGAGCGGGGCGGAGCCGACCGACGTCCGCCTCGTCGAGAACACGGTCGACGCGCTGAGCGACGGCTTCTCCCTCGACGAGCTGGAGGCGCCGCTGATCATCCGCAATCGTCTCGACACGCGGACGGACGCGCTGGAGCTGATCCGCATCACCGGGGCGACGGCGATCCGCCAGAACCGCATTTTCACCCGATGGGACGGCATCGACATCTCGGGAGGCAGCGGGACGGCCGGTGCGGAGATCGTCAACAACACGGTCGCGATCTTCCCCTCGCCGGTGCGCAACGGCTACGCGATCCGGCTCAACAACGCGCCGGGCTGGCGGATCGTCCACAACTCCGCGTCGGTGCTCGGCCACATCGTCGCCGGGCGCGGGTTCACGCTACGCCTCCAGGCCTCGCCGAACGCGACCGTGCAGAACAACGCCTGGGAGGCGACCGGCCGCGCCGTGCCGGTGTGGATCTCGAGCGCCTCGCGGCCCCTCGTGAGCGACCACAACGCGTACTCGTCGGAGGTCGCCATCGGGCGGATCGAGGGGGACCTGTATGGCACGTTCTGGGCGTACGTCGCCGGGCTCGATGCCTACGACCCGGACGGCACCGAGGGCATGGGCTCCATCGAGGCGGCACTCGGCTTCGCGAACGCTCGACAGGGCGATCTCCACACGACGGCGGCCGCGCTCCAGGCGGCCGGCGTGGACATCGGCGTGGCCGTCGACATCGACGGCGACCCGCGCCCGGCGGGCGCCCCGGACATCGGGGCCGACGAGGGCAGCCCCGACGTGGCGACGGCGGGTGCGCAGGCCGCGACCGTGCCGGCGGAGTTCGTGCTCGGGCTGCCGGTCCCGAACCCGGCGCCAGGAGCGGTGCGCATCCCCTACGCGGTGCCCGAGGCGGGCCCGGTGGAGGTCTCCGTCTGGGACGTGCTGGGCCGCCGCGTGGCCGTGCTGGCCGACGGGGTGACCGAGGCGGGCAGCCACGAGGCCGTGGTGGCGCCGGGCGCGCTGGCGGCCGGGACGTACGTCGTGCGGATGCAGGCGGGCGCGTTTTCCGCGACGACGCGGCTCACGGTCGTTCGCTAA
- a CDS encoding DUF6498-containing protein encodes MASAPFVRAPSVPSAIGLVVANVVPLVGVLWFGWDLFGVMWLYWAENGIIGAYALLRILTASGEGHGQKLFMGPFFAVHFGGFWAVHGAFVVSLFGDGRGPITGFVENVPWEGLVPLVLSHGASFVLNYLGKGEWREATPMVEMFRPYGRVILLHIVLIVGGFLVQSTGSGVLALALLVAFKTALDLGVHLVGHRRRFEKLAIEEADPEATTLRVDRHPALGRRAG; translated from the coding sequence ATGGCCTCTGCCCCGTTCGTCCGCGCCCCGTCCGTCCCGTCCGCCATCGGACTGGTGGTCGCCAACGTGGTACCGCTGGTCGGCGTGCTCTGGTTCGGGTGGGACCTGTTCGGGGTGATGTGGCTGTACTGGGCCGAGAACGGCATCATCGGCGCGTACGCGCTGCTCCGGATCCTGACCGCGTCCGGCGAGGGACACGGCCAGAAGCTGTTCATGGGGCCGTTTTTCGCCGTCCACTTCGGCGGCTTCTGGGCCGTCCATGGCGCATTCGTGGTGAGCCTGTTCGGCGACGGTCGGGGACCGATCACCGGGTTCGTCGAGAACGTCCCGTGGGAGGGTCTCGTCCCGCTGGTGCTGAGCCACGGCGCGTCGTTCGTGCTCAACTACCTCGGCAAGGGGGAGTGGCGCGAGGCGACGCCGATGGTCGAGATGTTCCGGCCGTACGGGCGCGTCATCCTGCTCCACATCGTGCTGATCGTGGGCGGCTTCCTCGTCCAGTCGACCGGCTCAGGCGTTCTGGCGCTCGCGCTACTGGTCGCGTTCAAGACAGCCCTCGACCTCGGCGTCCACCTCGTCGGCCACCGGCGGCGGTTCGAGAAGCTGGCCATCGAGGAAGCAGACCCCGAGGCGACGACGCTCCGCGTGGACCGGCACCCCGCTCTGGGGCGGCGGGCGGGCTGA
- a CDS encoding serine hydrolase: MLRLAPALIVLVLLASGCTATRPAAVAGPPWPVPRADAALQARLDALADGFNGVVGVYLRHLPTGREAALRPDDLFPTASIVKVPILVGVFEQIEAGTLALDTELTFRDSLRYGEDSGELFAQLRDSSTVYLHSAVEQMLAASDNTASLWLQGMVTGEAINAWLAAEGFEGTRVNSRTAGRRGDWERYGWGQTTPREMAELVRRIVDGEAVSPAADLEMHRLLTRTHYDDEAIAALPPSVQVASKQGAVSQSRSEVLYVHAPSGPYLLMVVTKEQADTRYAPDNAGYDLIRAVSRLAWETFEPGADWTPPPGSDRFRF; encoded by the coding sequence ATGCTGCGTCTCGCTCCCGCCCTCATCGTGCTCGTGCTGCTCGCCAGCGGCTGCACCGCGACCCGCCCGGCCGCCGTCGCCGGTCCGCCCTGGCCCGTGCCGCGCGCCGACGCCGCCCTCCAGGCCCGCCTCGACGCGCTGGCGGACGGCTTCAACGGCGTCGTGGGGGTCTACCTCCGCCACCTGCCGACGGGCCGCGAGGCCGCGCTCCGGCCCGACGACCTCTTCCCGACAGCCAGCATCGTCAAGGTGCCGATCCTCGTGGGCGTCTTCGAGCAGATCGAGGCCGGCACGCTCGCGCTCGACACCGAACTCACCTTCCGCGACTCGCTCCGCTACGGCGAGGACTCGGGCGAGCTGTTCGCCCAACTCCGCGACTCGTCGACGGTGTACCTCCACTCGGCGGTCGAGCAGATGCTGGCCGCGTCCGACAACACGGCGAGCCTGTGGCTCCAGGGCATGGTGACCGGCGAGGCCATCAACGCGTGGCTCGCGGCGGAGGGCTTCGAGGGCACGCGCGTCAACAGCCGCACGGCCGGGCGCCGGGGCGACTGGGAGCGCTACGGCTGGGGCCAGACGACGCCCCGCGAGATGGCCGAGCTGGTCCGCCGCATCGTCGACGGCGAGGCCGTCTCGCCCGCGGCCGACCTGGAGATGCACCGGCTGCTCACCCGCACGCACTACGACGACGAGGCGATCGCGGCGCTGCCGCCGAGCGTGCAGGTCGCCAGCAAGCAGGGCGCCGTCAGCCAGTCGCGCAGCGAGGTCCTCTACGTCCACGCGCCCTCCGGCCCGTACCTGCTGATGGTGGTCACGAAGGAGCAGGCCGACACGCGCTACGCGCCCGACAACGCGGGCTACGACCTCATCCGCGCCGTGAGCCGCCTCGCGTGGGAGACGTTCGAGCCGGGCGCCGACTGGACGCCCCCGCCGGGGAGCGACCGGTTCCGGTTCTGA
- a CDS encoding CPXCG motif-containing cysteine-rich protein has translation MLLDPSVHAQTYVEDCEVCCHPIEVAYEADGEGITAFEVQRLEE, from the coding sequence ATGCTGCTCGACCCCAGCGTCCACGCCCAGACGTACGTCGAGGACTGCGAGGTCTGCTGCCACCCCATCGAGGTCGCCTACGAAGCCGACGGCGAGGGCATCACCGCGTTCGAGGTGCAACGGCTGGAGGAGTGA